CAGAATCATCCCAAACAGATCTTTTGGAAAAAGTAACCCAGAAACTTACTACCCATCTGAACATTACGGTTGAACCTAAAGATGTAAATAAGATTTATAGAATCGGAAAAAAAGATACTGTTGGAGGGAAAACTAGACCAATACTCATGGCATGTGTTAATGGTTGgttgaaaaatacaattatgaaGAATAAGAAGAAACTTGGTGATGTTTACGTATCGGAAGATTTTCCTAAAGAGGTCTTGCAAAAAAGAAGAGAACTACACGAAAGGGTCAAAGAAGAACGAGATAAAGGGAATTATGCGACTATTAACTAcgataaacttattattaaagattatTCTACACAGACAAACAACCGGAAAAGGGATCTATCCATATCACCAACTACCCCAATCCAGCCAGAGAAAAACGTACcgacaaaaaataagaaaaacgcATTCACACTAATGAGAGGCCGATCCAACTCTACAACATCTCTAACTGGAAAAGTAGAACACAAAGCATAGCAAATACCTATCAGCCACCGGAACAATATAACACAAACCACAATAGAAgaacttaaaaatactttcCCCAAGCCGGTTGGTCACCGTGGGGACAACGACCAACACCCTCACCCCTCAAAAATGAAGCGCAACCATCTGTTAAAAATCTGCACCTACAACGTAAGATCCTTAGCATcacaagaacgattaattgAACTGCTGCATGCACTGAAAAGCGTAGACTTCGATATTATAGGACTGAGTGAAGTAAGGAGAATGGGCTGCAAAATCGAAGAATTACAGGAATACATACTCTGCTATACAGGAGAAACAAAGGGACTATATGGCGTAggatttttaatcaaaaagcattataaaaattgcataGTAAATTATAGTGGAATATCTGAAAGAGTAGCGGTATTACAACTTAATCTAAACAAACAACTTCTTACACTTGTTCAAGCATACGCACCTACCGAAAAAGCGAGCGAGGAAGAACTTGATAgattctacaacgatcttagGACGGCCCAGGAAATTGAAGGCAAAACCGTATTCGTTATGGGAGATTTCAACGCCCAAATAGGACAACCATCTAGtcatgaaaattttgtaatgGGTAAATTTGGATATGGGAGACGGAATGCTAGAGGTGAAAGATTAATTCAATATGCTTGCGAacaaaaactgtttataatgaacacatattttaaaaagaggCACAATAGGAGATGGACTTGGGTGTCGCCAGACCATAGAACGAGAAAcgaaattgattttataatgtgtaatgaacctaaaattataaataatgtagaaGTTCTGAATAAACTGTCCTATCCGTCAGACCATAGATTAGTACGAGCATctctttcattaaaaataccgAAATTGAGCAGGAAAACTTTCAGATCGAAACATAAGTTACCTTCAACTGACCAAGAAAAAATGTTCTACATAAAGCTACTGAaacaaaatttagaaaataatataaatctcaatcatgatacaaaaaacatacaatatttCTACGACAAATTAGAAAACATAATCTCAACAAGCGTTATTAAAAAACCTACAACTAATAACAGAGACAATAAAACTCACATACTAAGCGAATCAACAATAAAACTACTAAACAGGCGAacagaattattaaaaactaaaaataaaacaaaagaaattaaagaggaacttaaaaaattgtttaaattatcaaataaagaaatagcaAGAGATTACAAAAACCATAGAAGCAAAATTATAGAGAAAAACTTAGACAAATACAGAAGCATCAAACGAGCTAACAAAGAACTTACTACACATAAAGACTGGATacttaaactaaacaaaaagCAAGACACAACTAAAACACGTCAGGATATTATTAACTACGCAActtcattttataaagaattatataaGAAACCAGAAATAATGATACAAACTACACAGAAAAAGTCCTTGAGTACGCAACATAAGGAAGATATTgtaaaagaatttgttagtgaGGACGAAGTATTAAAACatatcaaaaaactaaaatctgACAAAAGTCCAGGCCCAGATAATATTACCAATGAAGCTTTAAAGATAGGTGCACCAGTACTCACTCCATATCTCGCACAACTTTATAACTTAGTACTTCAAACCGAAAATGTACCTAAACAATGGTACTGCTCAGAGATAGTTTTGCTCTACAAAAAAGGTGATCCATTAGATATTGCTAATTATAGACCTATTAGCCTTCTATCtagtatttataaacttttcacATCCATACTTTTGAGTCGGTTAACACCACTAATAGATTCCCAACAACCAATTGAACAAGCAGGCTTTCGTTCAGCCTTTTCAACTATAGATCATATCCACACGTTAGACCAAGTACTAGAGAAATATAAAGAGTTCAATCACCCGCTTTATGTAGCTTTTGTTGACTACTCAAAAGCATTCGACTCCATTACTCACTGTTCAATTTGGAAAGCGCTCGAATCATGCAAAATAAGTAccacatatataaatattctaaataaCATCTACTCTCATAGTGTAAGCAGAATACGGTTAGAAAACAAAGGAGAAGAGATACAAATCGGACGAGGAGTTAGACAAGGCGACCCCTTATCGCCAAAGCTGTTCATCGCAGTATTGGAGGACGTCTTCCGGAGTATTGACTGGAAAAACAAAGGGCTGTGGATTTCAGGCCGATATCTTAGTCATCTAAGATTCGCAGATGACATAGTTCTATTTGCCAACTCAGCCAACGAACTAGAACAAATGTTACAACTGTTATCGAACTCCAGCCAGGAAGTAGGCCTACATATGAACcttcaaaaaactaaaataatgaccAATTATTCTCGaactaaattaatacaaatatccGGTAATAAAATCGAATATGTTAACAGCTACATATATCTAGGAAAGCTAGTATCATTTAACGAAAACTGTAATGAAGAAGAAGTTGATAGAATAATTAATGGGACATGGAAAAAATTTTGGGctcaaaaagaaattttaaaaggaGACTACCACATAGGATTGAAGAGAATAGTGATGGATACTTGTATTTTACCTAGTTTGACATACGGGAGCCAGACATGGAcatatacaaagaaaattaaaaacaaaattaccaCATGCCAACGTTCAATGGAAcgaagtatattaaaaataaaaaaaatacagaagaTTAGAAGCAAAgacataagaaataaaactaaactaacagATGCTCTCCGCCAAGCTCTACATCTCAAATGGCAATGGGCGGGTCACATATCGAGATATACAGAT
The sequence above is a segment of the Colias croceus chromosome 14, ilColCroc2.1 genome. Coding sequences within it:
- the LOC123697593 gene encoding uncharacterized protein LOC123697593 → MDEKLAPFTREIEELRLENKILKEKIANLEKNSRSNNIIIYGLKETESSQTDLLEKVTQKLTTHLNITVEPKDVNKIYRIGKKDTVGGKTRPILMACVNGWLKNTIMKNKKKLGDVYVSEDFPKEVLQKRRELHERVKEERDKGNYATINYDKLIIKDYSTQTNNRKRDLSISPTTPIQPEKNVPTKNKKNAFTLMRGRSNSTTSLTGKVEHKA